The Punica granatum isolate Tunisia-2019 chromosome 4, ASM765513v2, whole genome shotgun sequence genome has a window encoding:
- the LOC116202282 gene encoding fasciclin-like arabinogalactan protein 9, translated as MASSQFILLALICSILLLLAPSQTLAQSPSAPAPAPSGPVNFTGILDKGGQFKTLIHLMTVETQVAKQIENQLNTSSEGLTVFAPTDNAFNNLKSGTLNDLSTEKQVQLLLYHVLPKYYTLQSLVTVSNPVRTQANYGLNFTGQANTNQVNVSSGLVNTQVNNALYQQMPLAVYQVDKVLLPAELFEASAPSNSPPAPATKSNDSNSTTSAKGPTSSDNSDSGASQMNLWSGMVVGIVAICMGTLL; from the coding sequence ATGGCTTCTTCCCAATTCATTCTCCTTGCCCTCATTTGctccatcctcctcctcctcgctCCCTCCCAAACCCTAGCTCAGTCTCCTTCGGCCCCAGCCCCGGCTCCATCAGGTCCCGTGAACTTCACCGGGATCCTAGACAAGGGGGGCCAGTTCAAGACACTCATCCACCTGATGACAGTCGAGACACAGGTCGCGAAGCAGATCGAGAACCAGCTCAACACCTCCAGTGAGGGGCTCACCGTGTTCGCCCCCACGGACAATGCTTTCAACAACCTCAAGTCCGGCACCCTCAATGACCTCTCCACGGAGAAGCAGGTCCAGCTCCTCCTTTACCACGTGCTCCCGAAGTACTACACCCTCCAGTCCCTCGTCACGGTGAGCAACCCCGTGCGGACGCAGGCCAACTATGGGCTCAACTTCACGGGCCAGGCCAACACCAACCAGGTCAATGTCTCATCCGGCCTCGTCAATACACAGGTCAACAACGCCTTGTACCAACAGATGCCCTTAGCTGTCTACCAAGTGGACAAGGTCTTGCTGCCGGCAGAGCTGTTCGAGGCCTCGGCTCCCTCGAATTCTCCTCCAGCACCAGCAACGAAGTCCAACGACTCAAACTCTACGACCTCAGCCAAGGGGCCGACTTCCTCAGACAACAGCGACTCCGGAGCGAGCCAGATGAACCTGTGGTCCGGTATGGTTGTTGGCATCGTGGCTATCTGCATGGGGACTCTCTTGTAA